Within Dermatophagoides farinae isolate YC_2012a chromosome 8, ASM2471394v1, whole genome shotgun sequence, the genomic segment GCCAATATGTTGTCCATAATCTTGAACGTATTGATCGTATGGCCGGTGAACAAGGTTTCATACTATTGATGGACACTAATGGTGCTGGTGTTTCCAATATCAATCTAGATTTGactaaatttaaattaaatgtcATTGAATTATATCCAGGAAGTTtgcaacaattttttgtcatcgaTCTACCATGGTTATTGAATCcaattatgaaaataattgtaGGTTTTATGGCTGCCAAAATACGTGAAAAATTAGTATACATTAAACGGCAACAATTATTGGATTATATGGACGAAGAAAATCTACCCGTATCATTGAATGGTAAAAAAGATAAGTCACATATGCCGGACAATCTTGAACGATTGGAAAAATGTTTCGAACGTTTTGCattgaacgaaaaatttgtcgatcaatattattcaacaagaaaaattaaacgaTCCAACTAAACTGGTGTGGTGactagaaacaaaacaaaacaaaaaatttcaatgacaaaTCAATAACTAATTCATAACATTTCgacatttattgattgattgattagacAATGTAtagataaataaacaaaaaaaaaaatttgtactcttccaaatgaaaattgattaatcattaattaattaatgactgaatgaattctggtctagaaaaaaaaatatgaatcacTTTAGTGTTTgctaaattgaatttttctgttatttacaattaaaaaaaatcatcaaagtgtgtgtgtggtgtccaattaaacaatgaatgatttcatcatgtaaacaaaacacaagATTGTAATTATTGGTTTTTCcaccataatcatcgttgtttttgttgccgttgttgccgaagatgatgatgatgatgatgatgatgacgatgcttgatgttgataatcattgtAATCATAGTTCTTATCTCCCATcagattgttgttattattattattggtcaaattattatttgattgatgaaaattttgcaaTTGTTGATTCTGTTGCCGGCCTTGATATGTATAGATATATGTTGGCCATGATGATAACATGTATGGTGTAGATGGTGGTgcaatttctatttttttttttttttaacgaaaacgaaaaaatttagttttgaaaatgaaaacattgaaaaatttgaatatgcTCACCATATAAACGAACTAGACCTTCTTTTTCACCCAATACATTTTTGGCAACACATTTATAGCTACCGAAatctttttcatccaaattgaatattcgtaatttcatttttgtacGATATGATTCAtgttcttcattcattttatatttggtCGTTAATGATTTCGGTATCGTTTGGCCATCATAACGAATCCATGATGTTATTGGCCGTGGTGATGCTTCACAACGACATTCCAATTGTACATCACTGCCAATGGTTGATCCGACCAATTGATTGGATACTTTGATTTTTGGTCGAACtaaaacaaaatagaatggaaaaaaaacaacaacaacacaaatttttaaaattctcAGATTGTcatatcaaaattcaattgtaaaattttccatttcaagcACGATGTATATGCTATGAGTATTAATAATATTGTACTTGAAAGAACAGTGCAGTAATATTTTGTTgtccacaaaaaaattcgacaTCCTGCCAGgaaatcaatcgatccatCGATCGATCTTTATTTCGAgctaaaaatgatgaaacatgataacatcatcataatcattagctagtagaaatgaaaaacagaattgttgattaaatttaatgtttttctCCAAACTATcgtcgacatttttttttttaaacttgaAACAAAGAAAGGTCtctggcatttttttttaatgaaatcaaaatacaTTCGCACTAAAAACCAATCGACATTTGCACCGTGAAACGAATGTCGATTACATCGATATATATTAATCgcgatgttcatcatcattataaaacaTTTCTTtcgaatggaattttttgtttgacttTGCTTAGAatagtcttttttttattctgttttagAATTCAAGAATTTGTTATTATATAGAACAGAAAATATTCTCATGATATAATCATGATCTTTatcatatattcaaattagtTGAAAAAGAATGTCTTCCAAAgtaaaaagtaaaaaaatgcCTGAATCGGCAGAATATAGATTTGttaatgtttgaattttgttaatTATCACTACTACGTTTTTCGGATCGTCAAGAAAATCCTCCATTATCactataatcatcatcatcattcgaatgttCTGGAATGTAATTTGTTGAACAATCcaagaagcaaaaaaaaacaacaacaacaacatactCTTGCGGAGGCAGGTTTTACCCCCCCCTACCACCACACAGTAGAACAGAAAAATCTTCAATTCCGATATATTGCAATCACTTACAATTGACATGTACAATAATCCTTTTGCTTACACTTGGAGGCACTGAATTGGATGCTATACAAAGATATGCGCCCATATCATCTGtttaataaaacaaaaaacaaagtaaAATAAAGATTCGTTAATTAAATAATTTCTCCAATGGTCATTCAATTTGTACAAACCTCTGGTTACTTGAGTAATGTTAAGAAATTCTCCTTCAACTTTTTTTGCtgttcatcgatgatgatgatgatgatatttttaaattcatagAAAGAAAAGATGGACagttaattgatttttttttttgaatatgtaaatgaatgttcatcattattacctGAATATCGTTTACCACCATAAAGGCCAAGATTGATATCTTTATTATCTTCACGACGCCAAACAATATTTGGTGTTGGATGGCCATTTGCACGACAATGTATGGACAGGCGATGTCTTTCATCAACACTAACATCTGAACTGGTTGCATTATAATCGATTGTTGGGGCAACtataaaatcaaacaatcaatatcACAAATATCTAATAATACAAGAGAATAGAGTACTTACCAAGTATATCGAGAAAGGCAGCTTGACTTATAAGTGGCTCGGTATTTATCTGACACATGTACCATCctgatgattttttaaaagTAAAAACGATAATTTCTTATTTTACATAAAGAAATcctagatcatcatcatttacctttatcaattgatttcaCCTGTTTAATATAAAGGAaccattgtttttgattattatttgcaacACGAAAACGTTGATCTTTTGTTATcaattgtgtttgtatgGAAATTAATTCCGGTTCAATTGTAGGAAAATTTttgccaccaccatcaccattactaccaccatcaccattattatcatcatcagtattatCGAGTGTTTCGATTTTTAGCCAGGCAATctagaaaaacaaaagagaaaaaaagaattcaatgtaattttttttccatttcaaacaTTAGTGAAAtcagattgaatgaaaaaaaagggttaACAGTAGTTTTCCGGTCATTTTGtcatgattgaaaattaaattatcaatgGACGGTGTTGGccgaccaaccaaccaaccaaccaaccaaccaacaacaacgtaaACGGTGAACTCAATTAATCTAAAAACATTGGTAGtatgaagaaaaagtttggaatcaaatgaaattaatgaacCAAATGTACACActacagacaaaaaaaaactcattttAGAAATGtttcgaattgaattttgattcaaattgagagagagagagagagaaaaaaaggacaTTTCATCCACACAACAACGAATGGAATCAActaaaaaatgatgtgaaaaaaaaagaaaaattcatctccacaaacaaacaaacacaaactaTATCGGTTGACAAAATCTAACCTAATCTAATCTCTCACATAGATAGAGAATTCTgggtttcgatttttttctttctttcgcATTTTatgctgaaaaaaaagaaataaataaatattatgTAAATGTAAACAGCCATGAATGTGATATCATTCATCTTGAAATTGATCCCATTCATGGgaataaatttatcatcgaAAAGGATAATATTTTGGTCAAAcggaaataaataaatacaagAAAACGGTAAAAGGGATTTTTTATCATACTTTACTTAAACAGATTATCACAACAgtgttatatatatatatattcaatcatcTGTCGATTGTGATCGATATAACTTGgatccaataaaaaaaataaccaaaatcattcaatttcgtaatgtattcatcaattttgataatttttttttctatttatcattcatacaTCAATTCCAAATTGAATCCATTCAAATATGGATATGGATATCTATCATTTTGGTTTCTTTATGTTTcaattaaaacaacaacaacaacaacaacgggtTGTGTGTTTGAGGTTTTTGTTTGCATCATCTGTGATATATTCACATAAATTCAAGACGATTGactaaaaaaattctgaattattccttccatatatatatatagtcaATGTATCAATCtatcaatattgaattttttttctgttttttttttgtttttaataaaaattgtccTTGTCGcataagaaagaaagaatgacaaaaaaaagagtctTATgaggattttttctttggactTGTTGTGATTGCGTACTGAatgtaatgtgtgtgtgcttggAATACGGAATCCAGTTCATccgattgtgtgtgtgtgtgtgcaatgaatgtgtgtggaaaaaaatgcgccatacaaaaacatgaatgaaaacaagatTATCTCATTGAATACATGAACATCCGACAAAggggaaaaaatgatgtgcgtgtgtgtgtctgagatataaatgaattaataactttttctttttcgtttgaaaaattattgaaattttttttctttactcaatggaaaaattttgacgAAGGATAAATGAACACAGTGTGAATGTTTATGCAGAATTTCCAagtgtagaaaaaaaaatgcagagAAATGTCACttttaatgaataatatgtttctatgaatgaatattcgtgattcattaatttttcctTCCAACTACAGTAGTGGCAATTTGTTATTCAAGATGGcaaaagtgagaaaaaaaaataaacgtcCAACGTCAATTAGTTAGTGTGAATGAGAAAATGGTTcagccaaaaacaaaaaaaacttttaaaaattaagatccatatatacatacattatatataatgatggtgttttgttaaaatgtaaaattttcaaaatgaaaatgaaattcaaaaacaaaatttcatgcaatataattgaattgaagaaaaaaaaatttgacggaaatttttgtttttgttttttgttttttgtttttacttgaaaataaacagaaattttatggaaatttcatcatgattggttttcgttttttttttgtttgtatacaAACCTTGTATGAGCCTAAATGATTGACTGTACATTCAAATACAACATCACGACCAAGTgcgattgtttgatttgatatttgGCTTATGAATTCTGGTGCATCTttaccaccaacaccaccaccgccaacATTATCGTcaatcgtttttgttgttgtcgttgttgatgatgttgatgttgatgccGTTATTAtggacgatgatgatgatgatgatggaaaagaGGCAGAAtatttcttattattattattattattgtacaatgttgatgaaataagATTGGATGCAAAATAATTTGTTAAAGATCTTATTCGATGATTTCGGtaatcacgatgatgatgatgatgatgaggatgatgttgatgttgatgatttgaaatttcgTACATcacattattgttgtcgacAAAATGGCAATCTGAacaaaaaaggaaaaaaaaacaaattattgatattgatatgtCTGTAAAAACAAATGCCAGTTATTTTCTTTCGTTCTAATCAATAACActaatcaattgaatcgCGTGAATTCGTaaacgggaaaaaaaagaaaattttaaagcAATTTAAGCCAAATATACATAAAAATgggtttttcatttcgtttttttttctcataataactatgatgatgatgataatgattatccaTTTGTAAAAATGCACAGAATCCAaagagaataataataataataatatgtaGGTATAGGTATAGATATAGATcgttttcaacattttaatatccaattcttgtttttttttctttgctgttttcaaaaaatgaatgaatgaatgaatattattattatcatcatcatcatcataatcattattattataagtAAAattggtagaaaaaaaaattaatatcggattcaatgattataaCCGGGCGGCTACtcaatggttgttgttgttgtttcaatttgaataacGGGTGTGttggtttcatcatcatcatacatgtcgccatgatgatgattcttcaGGTTCATTTTTAGACTGCTGGCTAGagttcttttgtttttttttccatttttgatCTCTAATTTGATATTAATTATatgtttttcttctcttttatattatttttttccactgaaacacgatgatgataattatgtttTGAATGAGCTACAACAGACACACACTGTTACTTGTAACCAttggttgtttttggttggtaactgaatgaaaaactagtaataaattcatcacaaATGACATATACACCAGAAAGATCATGATTCTATCcaacatttgaataaatttggtcgtgtgtgtgtgtgtgtgtatttgttttgatcCATTTTGTGCACAACAACGActaaattataattattcgttgttttgcaaaaaaaaagagaaaaaaaaattcatcaaaaggTCGTTCGATGTGTTTGCGTTTTCATCgataaacattcattcaaatttcatcaatcaaatatgtGTGTTGCaattttgtcattcattttcttttatttatatgataATAAGGATAAACATTGACGATGATTTACTTATTggaatgataatgtttatttttaattaaagATGGATTATCtatgcattattattatgttatGTAACAAAGACATTATATCgttaataataagaaaaaaaaaagaaaaagaatcatgaatatttttgtctttttctttttttacgaataataatgatgaataatccACACAGACACATGAATTACATGTCGTCGACAAACaaatagtttttttccacaaatcatcatttgtacacacatacaaataaCGATCAAAAACAATGGGCGTGTATTTGTACATggacaaccaaccaaccaaccaaccaaaacaaaacaaaaataggaAGTTAATTGATAGAAAAAGgcgacaaagaaaaaaaaacacggtaaaacaaaacattcataCATTTGAATAGGTCACATCAATCGTTCAAATTTACAAATaatcatacaacaacaagcaaaGGAACAAACTGTAAACATTATAGACTggtttgcaaaaaaaaaactcatcacccgggaatgaaaaaaagaagaaaaaaaatcaagatagaatcatcattgtcattagacttttattttattgttacTATGTGTGTTCCGAACCAAAATGAAAGATCCAGAAATAAATGGAATCGAATCGGCACCATTTTGGAACAAGAACTGATATAATCTTTGTATAGCAactatgtttttttctaattcacTGGTGAAACAAGTGtaccatttattcattcattccattgtTGAATTCGAAATTATATGAAATCTTGATTCCATTTAACTAGGGataacagacacacacacacacacttatgGATCGACAAGATCATTATggttaaacaacaaaactatGATGTTGTGAATagtcagatgatgatgatgatgatgatgataatttgttcGAAATGACCATACTATTTCTACTCTAATTATCGAATCATCCGTTGGCACCATCgatcaatgttgtttttggttgtGCTGTGCTGTACTGTGTTAATGTTAACtaacaaaaacagaataaaaatgacaaaactagaaattgtttttcgatTGTAAACAAAAAGTGAACAAAACggtattcatcatcatcaccatcattagtCGTTTGttcaaatatgaatttttgttgttgttgttgttgttgctcggataaatacaaaaagcaaaacaaacaaggcatacaatttattttgacacacacacacacacatagtgTTTCTAGAACATAGTactggattattattattattcaggAAAAATGGACTTtcttatgaaaattttgtgtgtgtgtgtgtatggaccggtttgaatttttttttttcattttgttttgtttttcattccaatATTGTTCCATGGAAAgcattttttgattatttaatttcatttcacttcAATGGCAACATTGCACATTTTTatatgtatgtttttttttcatcaacaaaaaaatttttcctacaaaatacatacacacacacacacagtcgaagcagaaaaaaaacttaaaagTCTGAAAAACTAAAGAGAATCCAAAGAATTGACtcggccaacaacaacaacaacaaaatgaccaccgccaccaccatcattattatgtatTTCAAATACTTCAAcgttttgttatttttcatttgaaactttttattttgtttttttttctctttttttttggtctcaAAAACTAAATAATAAGGTTACTgcatattgtttttttgggggCATCTTTTCATCTTTGAACAAAAGCTAgaataagtttttttttcatttcttcattgCCAAACTACTGGCCACTGTGGTGGTCCAAATAATTATAGTTGTCCTAATATTTGGATCATATACGTAAGTTCATACATTCCGGTTTTTCATTCCAGAATCTAAATGTATTCGATGGATTCTGTGATGCCGATTATTTAAACGATTATTCGACGACATAACAAAAAGATAAACAgagtcatgatgatgttgatgatgattatatgtttcatatgttttttttttgtttcaaatcatcaaaacaaacaaacaaataaaaaaaaacatgcacacacacacacacatgaatgaTTATTGCATCAAACAATATATTGTTTAGACAATTGCTGAGTGATGATaaagtcgtcgtcgtcgttgtagtagcagaatttcaaaattttgtcaattgaataaattttttacattttcaaataataaaaaaaaattatcatgcTCCCACATCAtgtaaatgattcatttatggtacaacgaaaataaaaatgaatggaatgaatctagaattttccatttcgttTCCAGAAATATATGGTGTTGatggaaaatgattttttgtaaaataaatgacatatggataatcatcatgtgatTCTATCCAAACACAACATTAGGGTCataaaatggtaaaaaaaaacaacaacaacaacaaaataaaacaatcgacagacaacaacaatttttgatttgtacCGAAACATAAccattatatattgatgatatatatgGTATAGATATTCAATCGGTAATTCGTTTATGTTCAAAttacagacaaaaaaaagggaagcaaacaaacagaattgaaaattgaaaatttctcattaaaatgaaatttttactGATAACCAACCAGGCCAATCACTCAACtatattatgatttttaCAATTGCTTGTTTCATAACCGTACAAATTGATGGTTTTTCAACTGGCCAAAATTTAACATGACATgaagcaatgatgatgattaggatgatgatgaacaaaactaaactaaataaaaaataaaaaattcaagccCGCTggtaatatcatcatcatcatcatcgtttttttttacaatctAAAAACCCAACGTTTTTCCGTACAAAATGCATTTCATATCGTGTTTGATATTATTAGGAGCCAAGAAAtaagatgagaaaaaaattttttttttttttgagaaatgtgaaaaaaaactgaaataaaatttagattattattttattatattacatcacatcacacacatcatacacacacacacacactgagaCATGGTgggattattatttatttaaggCTATGAATCTTTGCGgccagtgaaaaaaaaacaaactgaatgaatggatggaacATTCACATAGATAGAATTCGATGGCCatagaaaaatgatgatgatgatgaccaatggGCCCAAGAAgtaaagaaaagaattatggcttgaaaaaaaatccagaaatTTGGTtctgttgtggttgttgttgttgtttagaaatttatgaaatataaaaaaaaaaatttaaacttttttcacTTCAATTTTAACCTAGTTTCAGTAGTTCAATGTATATTCTtttcgccaaaaaaaaaatgttattttttcctgTGTTTCCATATCCATATCGcacgcacacatacacatacaatgTGTGCAATGGCCAAATGGGAATTGATGAAAACGGCgcgaaaattttcattttcatttttattttcgtttattttatgatttttttttcacacttttttttcggatatTGTTGTCGGCCGCTAGCtagactattttttttttgttcatttcatcattcgtatcgaaatggatgaatgataGTTACCACATACACATATTATCAATGTATTTGTATGGGGGTTGGTAGAGGGCAGGTAGATTGATgttattagattttttttactttcgaTCTACTTTCTTATTTCATTCAagtattgaaattttctatttatttttttctttgttgttgttgttgttgttgttggctgcTGTAATTCGACAGTATTgctattattgaaaaaacatcTAGACTATAATAACACCACACATTATAGTGTACAACTAAAGATTacaaatcacaaaaaaaaaattttttttttcctttataacacctatattttttttttgttcgattcaATCCATCTAtaatatcaatttttgttttctggttAGAACCATACACAAGTTATAAATCGAGGTATTAAGAGGAAACATATgagaaatagaaaagaaagaaatgaaaactttcatcatcatcatcatcatcaatggatggAGGGGTACAAAATGGtccaaaaactttttttttttgtttggaacaattgatgatgatgataacaacaacaataaaaggTGAATGAAAAGTGGTTAATAATCATCgcagacacacacacttgttttttttgttattttgaaagaaaaaaaaaacatgtggCTTATTTCACAAGCCCATAATAATggattgaattgtttttttttttttggcccaGGTTGAAGAGGTTATATTGtgccaaaaataaaactgtTATTTCAACTGAATCAAAATGGACAAGTAAGTaatgtggtggtggtggtggtggtgtttgaatttcattgattgttgatgaaaaattggattcaacgacaatgataataattgggTGAATCAATTCACAAGaatctctttctctctctctctatattGATATTTAGATGATTCATGATTCTTTTATTGTCAATTAGAttcttgaatcaaaaataaatcatgatgatgatgacagctatcattatcattgattaa encodes:
- the LOC124496307 gene encoding motile sperm domain-containing protein 2 translates to MSEIESLRVRFNKEVDENPSLYHPIDVERVQKEEWQVKRYLQEFNNNEEQAFELMKKALQWKKEFGIHDRTDQYFPLEFYDSTEFLGRDKQGRYVQLEIFRNQIHFKELTLLYRQYVVHNLERIDRMAGEQGFILLMDTNGAGVSNINLDLTKFKLNVIELYPGSLQQFFVIDLPWLLNPIMKIIVGFMAAKIREKLVYIKRQQLLDYMDEENLPVSLNGKKDKSHMPDNLERLEKCFERFALNEKFVDQYYSTRKIKRSN
- the LOC124495658 gene encoding uncharacterized protein LOC124495658 translates to MLIINRRKLQQQQQQQQPNQQTSMFINENIDPVHYIDNMNMNNHRLESDDWKQCPNELYQLPLCDIVYSKRSYHHHHSWIHDKFFLLQMSLLLILILLLSSFTNITYCHFVDNNNVMYEISNHQHQHHPHHHHHHRDYRNHRIRSLTNYFASNLISSTLYNNNNNNKKYSASFPSSSSSSSIITASTSTSSTTTTTKTIDDNVGGGGVGGKDAPEFISQISNQTIALGRDVVFECTVNHLGSYKIAWLKIETLDNTDDDNNGDGGSNGDGGGKNFPTIEPELISIQTQLITKDQRFRVANNNQKQWFLYIKQVKSIDKGWYMCQINTEPLISQAAFLDILVAPTIDYNATSSDVSVDERHRLSIHCRANGHPTPNIVWRREDNKDINLGLYGGKRYSAKKVEGEFLNITQVTRDDMGAYLCIASNSVPPSVSKRIIVHVNFRPKIKVSNQLVGSTIGSDVQLECRCEASPRPITSWIRYDGQTIPKSLTTKYKMNEEHESYRTKMKLRIFNLDEKDFGSYKCVAKNVLGEKEGLVRLYEIAPPSTPYMLSSWPTYIYTYQGRQQNQQLQNFHQSNNNLTNNNNNNNLMGDKNYDYNDYQHQASSSSSSSSSSSATTATKTTMIMVEKPIITILCFVYMMKSFIV